The DNA window aagaacaTGATATATATCACGAGTAATTCATGTGATCAATGTGATGGAAATTGCCAAGTcaacagctttttttttttaatatttgaacaaCGCTTaggcttataattaaatttagtgtaaatatgcatattttgtacgctgttgaataaaaaaaagttcattATGAATTACAGAAATTAACATATACTTATATAGAGACTTAAGTATTCTAGAAGGCAAGGAGCAGGGCTTTaaccaaattgaatttagtgtattcaaatttaaagattTGTTGTGCATAACTAAATTGCATTCTGTTATTTATATTAGGCTAGAAcgcattgcttttaaatatcaaCTTAGTGCatcgcaattaaattttattcttaaatttaacttatttacatatttttatctaATGCAGCTTTAAGCTATATCTATCCTTATTCTACATATTCTgcatatacaaacatacaacaaacttttatactatacttatacttaaaatttattttaaaagtaaaatctGCAAGTTTGTATGGTTGACATTAATTAGCTAAACTTAAGCCAAGTTCATTGATTGATCATTATCGTCAGAGATTATAATGACAGGCCGAAGATTGATTAATTTACACAGTCATAGCTTATCAAGAGTTTTCcaattttgttgcagcgcACTTTAAACACTTTGATTAGGCTAAttcaatttctatatataatttatacattcgctatatatttctatatgcAACTAAACGAACTGCAAACGTCTGCGGAAAATGCCAGCAAGTGTGCAAGACGCTTGACggtgcaaaaatgttttgaaaaaataaaattcatgaGCTTGAGAATGGTATAAAAAGTGAGCTTGGAGCTAGTGGAGGGCAGTTCAACTTACAGCTTCGCCGCAGTTAGTTGAAGTCCTTGTTGTGACCGGTCTACCAATAACACAAAATGAATCCCCTGAGAGTGCTCAGCGTGGTCGCCTGCTTGGCGATGGCTGCAATGGCCTCGCCCACAAGCACCGCCAACCAGTCGTTGAAGCCAATGGAGTGGCTGACGCCCCGCGAACTGGAGGCTATTCCCGCTGTTGATGAGCTGACGCTGGACCGTTTGGAGAGCATGCCTCTCCAGAAGGGCGCCGAGCTTTTGCAGCAAGTGTGTAAGTATAGCGCAGTCCACAGATCGTGACATTAGGTGTGAGTTTAACTTGTGGcgcattttgctttgcagacCACTTGTCGCAGATCAACCACGATGTGGAGCCCAACTATGTGCCCAGCAACATTCAGGTGTACTGGCCCCAGCCCAACGGTGAGAAGATTGTTGCCCCCTTCAACGAGATGATCCAGCgtctgaagcagcagcagaacttCGGCGAGGATGAGGTGACCGTTATTGTGACCGGTCTGCCCAACACCGTTGAGACCGTCAAGAAGGCCAACCGCAAGCTTGTCGCCGCCTACATGCAGCGTTACAACCTGcaggctcagcagcagcaggcccaGAAGTACACCAACGATTTAGATGATGAGACCAAGAACAAGAACCAGCGCAGCTCCAGCGAGGAGGACTACAATGAGCTGGCCAAGAatgccaacaccaacaccGGCGACATCATCGTCATCGATTTGGGCTCCCAGCTGACCACCTTCAAGCGCTACGCCATGCTCGACATTGAGAAGACCGGCAACAAGATCGGCAAGTGGATCGCTCAGCTGACCAGCGAACTGAGACTGCCCTATGAGACCATCCACATGATCGGCCAGAATGTTGGTGCCCATGTTGCCGGCGCTGCCGCCAATGAGTTCACCCGCCTTACCGGACACAAGCTGCGTCGCGTTACCGGCTTGGACCCCAGCAGCATCATCGCCAAGTACCGCAACACTCTGATCGGCCTGGCCCGCGGCGATGCCGAGTTCGTTGATGTTATCCACACCTCAGTCTACGGCATGGGCACCCCCATCCGCAGCGGCGATGTTGACTTCTACCCCAATGGCCCCTCGACCGGTGTTCCCGGCGCTGACAATGTTGTGGAGGCTACCATGCGTGCCACCCGCTACTTCGCCGAGTCTGTCCGCCCAGGCAATGAGCGCGCCTTCCCCGCCGTACCCGCCAACTCGCTGAAGCAGTACAAGGAGAACGATGGCTTCGGCAAGCGCGCCTACATGGGCATCGATGCCGCCTACGACATTGAGGGCGACTACATGCTCCAGGTCAACCCCAAGAGCCCCTTCGGTCGCAACGCCCCTGCCCAGAAGCAGAGCAGCTACCACGGCATGCACACCGTCTGGCAAAACGAGAAGAGCTtccaataagctcaactccataAACCTAGACTGGGCACTGCCTCAATGGACAGACTCAAACGCATACATAGCTTATAAGTATCAGCAATTGGCACTTACCaactaatttcattaaaattcatGCAAATAAACGAACAAACTCTTTTTGATAGAGAGCGCAAACgtatatagaaaaaattttacagttacaattcaatttacagcCGAGCTTTGCACCCATCGATTGCAATCGATTGCAATTCGGCTAGTATTGTGAAATGCCGAATACCAAATATCGCATGCGCTTACTATCGATAGCTTGTCGACAGCCCTTGTCCTTTATGGactgttgaattttaaaaagctACTGAAGCTCGTCAAGCCAAGCTTTCGAACAGCTGTTAGGGCTGCTAGCGCTTAGCTGGTAGACAGGCGGGGTTCCTCGCTGCAACCATTGGCAGTCCCTTGGCGATATCCAAAATTTGCAGTTATTTTCAGTTGTTGCTATTCGGCTGTGTGTGTACGTTCATATGTATGGgtacgcgtgtgtgtgcgaggGAAAGAGACGCACACGAGTGAAAAACTGATTTTAATTCTAAaagtgtatgtacatatatatgtatgtgtatgggtgtgtgtgtgtgtgtgtgtgtttttgttccATTTGGATTTCAAATTCGACAACGAACTTTGCGCACTTGCAAATAACACGCTGGCCGTATCCGTATTCGCATTCGTATCCGTGACTTGCCATCCGCTTTATAGTGCTAGTGCTTGTGTATGCTTTGAGCGCAAGGCGCGGGCAACaataaagattttttttatttcatcctgcatttatttaaaagtatccatgtttttcaataaaagtACAACACCATGAAGTGGCGTCATACGCAGCAAACAAaggaataacaacaacatttgctttgctattatGTTAGTTGTTATTTGAGCGTGTATGTGTTTGCttagctaataaaaataataataaaaaagcagcaactaaactCACATAAAAAACTTGTACACAAttagcaagaacaacaacaataacaagcaacacatacatacatatgtacttgctgcttgccattgtttgcgtctgtgtgtgtgtgtgtgtgtgtgtgtatgctgtcatatatttgcatatacacacacatacaagcatacatatgtatgcatgtaaataaatgtgagATAAAGTTGCAATAAagcattcaattcaataataattaatgtaggtgaacagcagcaaagataaaggcagagacagacagcgagaaagaaagagagtgtatgtgtgtgcgataACAACTGGAAAACGACgcttaaaagtatgcagcgAAAAATTGCATTGTCTGTCAAGGACAAAACAAAACGTACTGCCATGTAGCGCCTAGCGTGCATCCTGtccgtgtgcgtgtgtgtgagtgtgtgtgagtgtgtgcatgtgtgtgtgctcaaagtgaggcagcaacagcagcagcaaggctaGAAAGTAGCACAAGCCaaccagcagcaaaaatacacacagaaacagcaaaaaaacagaaagaaaaaaagcataataaaaataaaacaaagctaagCCAAAGGACAAATCACATcacaaacgacaacaacaacaacaacaagaacggAGGCTGCAACACACTCGACCATCCAAACGCCCAAGCAGCAACCCCTGGGGTTAGCAAATCAACCCCCATTCCTGGCATCCCCCAAAAAAATAACCGACGACATTTGGCGCCAGTTGA is part of the Drosophila busckii strain San Diego stock center, stock number 13000-0081.31 chromosome X, ASM1175060v1, whole genome shotgun sequence genome and encodes:
- the LOC108605371 gene encoding vitellogenin-1, producing the protein MNPLRVLSVVACLAMAAMASPTSTANQSLKPMEWLTPRELEAIPAVDELTLDRLESMPLQKGAELLQQVYHLSQINHDVEPNYVPSNIQVYWPQPNGEKIVAPFNEMIQRLKQQQNFGEDEVTVIVTGLPNTVETVKKANRKLVAAYMQRYNLQAQQQQAQKYTNDLDDETKNKNQRSSSEEDYNELAKNANTNTGDIIVIDLGSQLTTFKRYAMLDIEKTGNKIGKWIAQLTSELRLPYETIHMIGQNVGAHVAGAAANEFTRLTGHKLRRVTGLDPSSIIAKYRNTLIGLARGDAEFVDVIHTSVYGMGTPIRSGDVDFYPNGPSTGVPGADNVVEATMRATRYFAESVRPGNERAFPAVPANSLKQYKENDGFGKRAYMGIDAAYDIEGDYMLQVNPKSPFGRNAPAQKQSSYHGMHTVWQNEKSFQ